One window of Psychrobacillus sp. FSL H8-0483 genomic DNA carries:
- a CDS encoding DUF4179 domain-containing protein, which translates to MNCPKVDKLSQYVDNLLTVREHDQIYAHVKSCDDCIRVVEAFQEEQRFLKETLQTPTLPDDFASIVLDKIEPYEQKIVRRKSKPWKRILLSAAGIVLALGLTAALNPSFAQLIGGMFGTEQVDEGLRMATESGLGERVNLEVTDRGITFKVEDVVADSSRVALSFQVLNQNGKPLDTHLNLADSENKIIVLDQNGKENNRLGTGWSEGSDYGFIEFSLREQEATDKLTIKFDLVELNGVKGNWKLEVPVDLIENKKLTKTIPLNDAKKSANGVVVNMKEVQFAPSSNDLSYETSFTNEEQALVKEKIQKLEEKFGEEKVNTSTSYGTAIQYHIENEEKKSIYYRNNSLLEEKGEHDSLRMLSGAGEDMEQLGQVAWNESYIPQKVNNKLTFVLDGVFKTVPSDFSITIKPKELKKHPVSFEYEGNFITINKATIQSEFSLRKSLIPVEKETIFQIEMKGGKEALSSELGTWILVDDKGNTYPTNQSGSILNEKDKNARYKLNLNLKTYDLEDIPEELTLHLLSVTRYYEVKDKWQVPLY; encoded by the coding sequence ATGAACTGTCCGAAGGTAGATAAACTTTCTCAGTACGTTGATAACTTACTTACAGTACGGGAGCATGATCAAATATACGCTCATGTTAAAAGCTGTGATGATTGTATACGAGTCGTTGAGGCTTTCCAAGAGGAACAACGATTTCTAAAAGAAACATTACAAACACCAACATTACCAGATGATTTTGCTTCCATTGTCTTGGATAAGATTGAACCTTATGAACAGAAGATAGTCCGGAGAAAAAGTAAACCTTGGAAACGCATTTTACTTTCTGCAGCGGGAATTGTGCTAGCTTTGGGTTTAACTGCTGCACTGAACCCTAGTTTTGCTCAGTTGATAGGTGGCATGTTTGGAACGGAACAAGTGGATGAAGGATTAAGAATGGCTACTGAATCCGGTTTAGGAGAGAGGGTTAATCTAGAAGTAACGGATCGTGGAATTACTTTTAAAGTGGAAGATGTCGTTGCCGATTCCTCTCGAGTTGCATTATCCTTTCAAGTTTTAAATCAAAACGGAAAACCACTTGATACACATCTTAATCTTGCTGACTCTGAAAATAAGATTATTGTATTAGATCAGAATGGAAAAGAAAATAATAGACTTGGAACAGGTTGGAGTGAAGGCAGTGACTATGGGTTTATAGAATTTTCATTGCGGGAACAAGAAGCAACAGATAAGTTAACGATAAAGTTCGATTTAGTTGAGTTAAATGGAGTTAAAGGCAATTGGAAACTAGAAGTCCCAGTAGATTTAATAGAAAATAAAAAATTAACAAAGACAATCCCATTAAATGATGCTAAAAAAAGCGCTAATGGAGTAGTCGTAAATATGAAGGAAGTTCAATTTGCCCCTTCTTCCAATGACTTATCCTACGAAACGTCTTTTACGAATGAAGAACAAGCGCTTGTAAAAGAAAAGATTCAAAAGCTTGAAGAGAAGTTTGGAGAAGAAAAAGTAAACACCTCTACTAGCTATGGGACTGCAATTCAGTATCATATTGAGAATGAGGAAAAGAAGTCTATTTATTATCGTAATAATAGTTTGTTGGAAGAAAAAGGGGAACATGATAGCTTAAGAATGCTTTCAGGTGCTGGAGAAGATATGGAACAACTTGGACAAGTTGCATGGAATGAATCTTATATTCCACAAAAAGTTAACAACAAACTAACTTTTGTGTTAGATGGAGTCTTTAAAACTGTACCATCTGATTTCTCCATTACAATTAAACCGAAAGAATTGAAAAAACATCCTGTTTCATTTGAATATGAAGGGAATTTTATAACGATTAATAAAGCGACAATACAGAGTGAGTTTTCTTTACGTAAGTCACTAATACCAGTAGAAAAAGAAACAATCTTTCAAATTGAGATGAAAGGCGGCAAAGAAGCACTTTCTTCAGAACTTGGTACTTGGATTTTAGTAGATGATAAAGGAAACACATATCCTACTAATCAAAGCGGATCCATACTTAATGAAAAAGATAAAAACGCTCGCTATAAATTAAATCTAAACCTCAAAACATATGACTTAGAAGATATTCCGGAAGAATTAACGTTACACTTACTTTCAGTAACTCGTTATTATGAAGTAAAAGATAAATGGCAAGTTCCATTATATTAA
- a CDS encoding NUDIX domain-containing protein, with product MFIVNVEGAVYKEDKWLLIRRSKMEEHAGGELSLVGGTVDHEGDSNDILERTLQRELFEEVGVEVKNTIQYVRSTSFISANGKEVVDIVFLCEFDKGDPYAKSLDEVESIHWLTTAEIVNHEEIPFYLRDSILAAEAMRKRIVLKKIEEILNGSKK from the coding sequence ATGTTTATAGTAAATGTCGAAGGTGCTGTATATAAAGAGGATAAGTGGCTCTTAATCAGAAGGAGCAAAATGGAAGAACACGCAGGAGGAGAATTGTCCTTAGTTGGTGGAACAGTAGACCATGAAGGTGATTCTAACGATATTTTGGAAAGGACGTTACAACGAGAGTTGTTTGAAGAAGTGGGAGTAGAAGTGAAGAACACCATACAATATGTTCGGAGTACTTCATTTATATCAGCTAATGGAAAAGAGGTTGTGGACATTGTATTTCTTTGTGAATTTGATAAGGGAGATCCGTATGCAAAAAGCCTGGATGAAGTTGAATCTATTCATTGGCTGACAACTGCTGAAATTGTTAATCACGAGGAGATTCCATTTTATTTGCGAGACAGTATTTTAGCAGCAGAGGCTATGCGAAAAAGGATAGTTCTTAAAAAAATAGAAGAAATTTTAAATGGAAGTAAAAAATAA
- a CDS encoding DUF1835 domain-containing protein: protein MIHIVNGDVVGNKIQGIDGEIIVWREMYDFGPLSLEWSKAEQIQRRAVFFEERLGIPSAFFISNCEKQNNLLNNISKKEEVVLWFEHDKFDQTMLMYLLTELSSKGFGKLSMISINQYPGIYPFHGLGQLSSEQLLALIDHKKEITMEQIREAVSGWNAYNSKDAEEIEKWIQTERHFLPFLLRVLKEHRSYFPSPKNGLNEVEYLTLQLIDQGVGHFNTLFNRVSKERVNDGLSDLLFAAILNELMKGKNPLLISDLPLPSYKLSPSNATLQLTTHGLDVLNGKKNRVDLVEINWWVGGVHLQNKSSC, encoded by the coding sequence ATGATACATATTGTGAATGGGGATGTAGTTGGAAATAAGATCCAAGGAATAGATGGAGAAATTATTGTATGGAGAGAAATGTATGACTTTGGTCCGCTGAGCTTAGAGTGGTCAAAGGCTGAGCAAATACAAAGACGTGCTGTTTTTTTTGAAGAAAGACTTGGAATACCGTCAGCTTTTTTTATCTCTAATTGTGAAAAACAAAATAACTTACTGAATAATATATCAAAGAAGGAAGAGGTTGTTCTTTGGTTTGAGCATGATAAATTTGACCAAACAATGCTCATGTATTTATTAACAGAATTATCGTCAAAAGGCTTTGGAAAGCTATCGATGATAAGTATTAATCAATATCCTGGTATTTATCCTTTCCATGGATTAGGACAGTTATCTTCCGAACAATTATTGGCTCTAATAGATCATAAAAAAGAGATTACTATGGAACAAATTCGTGAAGCGGTTTCAGGATGGAATGCATATAACTCGAAAGATGCAGAGGAAATTGAAAAATGGATTCAAACAGAACGTCATTTCCTTCCTTTTTTACTTCGAGTATTAAAGGAGCATAGAAGCTATTTTCCTTCTCCTAAAAACGGGCTAAATGAAGTGGAATACTTAACGCTTCAGCTAATCGACCAAGGTGTAGGTCATTTTAATACATTGTTCAATCGAGTATCTAAAGAAAGAGTTAATGATGGGTTAAGTGATCTACTGTTTGCAGCAATTTTAAATGAATTAATGAAAGGGAAAAATCCATTGCTGATAAGTGATCTTCCTTTACCTAGTTATAAACTCTCTCCATCAAATGCTACGTTACAATTAACGACTCATGGCTTAGACGTATTGAACGGGAAGAAAAACCGGGTGGATTTAGTGGAAATAAATTGGTGGGTTGGAGGAGTTCATTTACAAAATAAATCCTCATGTTAA
- a CDS encoding GyrI-like domain-containing protein — MQYRIVERNAFQVIGINREFPYDVENGGLQAYQNFWTEIHENGTVDQLNDLKEGETKGLLGIWAEVNKEENRMDYYVAAEYNGNVPHGLKKIDFPAAKWVIFEIKGPFPSAIATMWERIYSEWFPSSGYVPSSIKPFEVYLDTDATNPNTYNEIWVAIK; from the coding sequence ATGCAATATCGTATTGTTGAAAGAAATGCTTTTCAAGTAATTGGGATTAATCGAGAATTTCCTTATGATGTAGAAAATGGAGGTCTTCAAGCATATCAAAATTTTTGGACTGAAATACATGAAAATGGAACCGTAGATCAATTAAATGATTTAAAAGAAGGAGAAACAAAGGGACTATTAGGCATCTGGGCAGAGGTGAATAAAGAGGAAAATAGAATGGACTACTATGTTGCTGCAGAATATAACGGGAACGTGCCACATGGATTAAAAAAAATCGACTTTCCGGCTGCCAAGTGGGTTATTTTTGAAATAAAAGGACCTTTCCCTTCCGCTATAGCAACTATGTGGGAACGAATTTATTCCGAATGGTTCCCATCTAGCGGATATGTACCATCTTCCATAAAACCTTTTGAAGTGTATTTGGATACTGATGCTACTAATCCGAATACGTATAATGAAATTTGGGTAGCAATTAAATAA
- a CDS encoding class I SAM-dependent methyltransferase: MNVKTLKTNKHSWNEAAERFYGRNPLPEYGPMAPLEDNLNLFGDITNLKVLDIGCGSGHSLQYMNERNAAELWGLDLSENQLNAARSLLENCTTPVKLFESPMEENPGLPRDYFDIVYSIYALGWTTNLDKTLTNINKYLKQGGVFIFSWEHPLHSRVSNESGVLTFDKSYHEEGPYDHEGWGNPAIMQQFKVSTYINSLINCGFKIEQVIEDVYCSEEDIQRHENRWYSFEKAKSIPTTIIIKSRKL, encoded by the coding sequence ATGAATGTTAAGACGCTAAAAACAAATAAACATAGTTGGAACGAAGCGGCAGAACGTTTTTATGGTAGAAATCCGCTTCCTGAATATGGACCAATGGCACCACTTGAAGATAATCTTAATCTATTTGGAGATATTACGAATTTAAAAGTGTTAGATATAGGTTGTGGTAGTGGCCATTCTCTACAGTATATGAATGAACGGAATGCAGCGGAGCTATGGGGATTAGACCTATCTGAAAACCAATTAAATGCAGCAAGGTCATTATTAGAGAATTGTACTACACCAGTTAAACTATTTGAATCGCCAATGGAAGAGAATCCTGGATTGCCACGTGACTATTTTGACATTGTTTATTCCATCTATGCCCTTGGATGGACAACCAATCTAGATAAAACTTTAACAAATATTAATAAATACCTGAAACAAGGGGGCGTATTTATTTTTAGTTGGGAGCATCCATTGCATAGCAGAGTAAGTAATGAAAGTGGCGTTTTAACTTTCGATAAATCCTATCATGAGGAAGGTCCTTACGATCATGAGGGATGGGGCAATCCAGCTATTATGCAACAATTTAAAGTTAGCACATATATTAATAGCTTAATAAATTGTGGATTTAAGATTGAGCAAGTGATAGAGGATGTGTATTGCTCGGAAGAAGACATTCAAAGGCATGAAAATAGATGGTACTCTTTCGAAAAAGCAAAATCTATACCCACTACAATAATTATCAAAAGTCGAAAGTTGTAA
- the fabZ gene encoding 3-hydroxyacyl-ACP dehydratase FabZ produces the protein MFDTQKIKDIIRHRYPFLLVDKILELEEGKRAVGIKNVTANEEFFKGHFPNYPVMPGVLIVEALAQVSAVVMLTKEGNQGRLGLLAGVDNCRFKQQVKPGDQLRLEIEITRLKGPIGKGKGIASVDGKIVCETELIFAFGD, from the coding sequence ATGTTTGATACTCAGAAAATAAAAGATATTATTAGACATCGCTATCCATTTCTTTTAGTGGATAAGATTTTAGAACTAGAAGAAGGAAAGAGAGCAGTTGGTATCAAAAATGTGACAGCAAATGAAGAATTTTTCAAAGGACACTTCCCTAATTATCCAGTTATGCCAGGTGTATTAATTGTTGAGGCATTAGCTCAAGTAAGTGCAGTTGTAATGCTCACTAAAGAAGGAAACCAAGGTCGATTGGGGCTTTTAGCTGGTGTAGATAATTGTCGCTTTAAACAGCAAGTAAAACCAGGTGATCAACTTCGTCTCGAAATAGAAATTACCCGTTTAAAAGGGCCAATCGGAAAAGGGAAGGGAATAGCTTCTGTAGATGGGAAAATAGTTTGCGAGACAGAACTGATATTTGCATTTGGCGATTAA
- a CDS encoding RNA polymerase sigma factor encodes MEEELQWIHEVLSGNKQAYEHIINKYKNQLYATILRMTKNPQNAQDLVQEAFIKVYHHLDKYDEKGSFAGWIYRVAINHCMDEFRKNSYKMKQVEINEEKVVNTNYPEIIFLKKEKSRQLERLIATLPEDERMIILLRYVNELSYNEISELVEVPLSDVRNKLHRAKKKMRDTIKREGGYFYELSEGR; translated from the coding sequence ATGGAAGAAGAACTACAGTGGATACATGAGGTGCTATCAGGTAACAAGCAAGCATACGAACATATTATTAATAAATATAAAAATCAGCTATATGCGACGATTTTACGAATGACGAAAAATCCGCAGAATGCACAAGACTTAGTACAAGAAGCATTTATCAAAGTGTATCATCATCTAGATAAATATGATGAAAAAGGATCGTTTGCTGGTTGGATTTATCGTGTGGCGATCAATCACTGTATGGATGAGTTTCGTAAAAACAGTTACAAGATGAAGCAAGTGGAAATTAACGAAGAAAAAGTTGTAAACACTAATTATCCTGAAATCATCTTTTTGAAAAAGGAGAAAAGCAGACAACTAGAACGACTAATAGCAACCCTACCTGAAGATGAAAGAATGATTATTCTTTTGCGGTATGTAAATGAGTTAAGCTATAACGAAATAAGTGAACTGGTCGAAGTCCCTCTATCAGATGTTCGCAATAAACTGCACCGAGCAAAGAAAAAAATGAGAGATACGATAAAACGAGAAGGAGGCTATTTTTATGAACTGTCCGAAGGTAGATAA
- a CDS encoding DUF378 domain-containing protein, whose protein sequence is MGTLHRIALFLVIIGAINWGLIGFFRYDLISSIFGGETTAISRVIFGLVGLSGLVCIPLLFRPVEDVDVEVDRTRQGNLNYGTEFGEEPDFTDIKDASKGNSKKEK, encoded by the coding sequence GTGGGAACTTTACATCGGATTGCTTTATTCCTAGTTATTATTGGTGCAATCAACTGGGGTCTAATTGGTTTCTTTAGGTATGATTTAATTTCTTCCATATTTGGTGGTGAGACTACGGCAATATCTAGAGTGATTTTTGGACTTGTAGGGTTAAGTGGATTGGTATGCATACCGCTTCTGTTTAGACCAGTAGAAGACGTCGACGTCGAAGTAGACAGAACCCGTCAGGGAAATCTCAACTATGGGACGGAATTTGGTGAGGAACCAGACTTTACAGATATAAAGGATGCTTCTAAGGGAAATTCGAAAAAAGAGAAGTAA
- a CDS encoding DMT family transporter, with translation MQKYIGEILLVVTAIIWGSGFVASAVSLEYYTPYQILAGRFLIGAIILSVLFHKKLRMAKKSTVIKGAVLGIFLYVAFALQTVGLQFTTPSKNAFLTAVNVVIVPFLGFLLYKRKMDMYELGGAVLAVIGVAVLSLKLSSEINIGDLLTLLCAVGFAFHIFYTSRFVKEEDPVVLTIVQMVVAAVIGWIVVLFRGETSFSMETEGVLNLLYLGIFSTTIAYLMQTVAQKYITETKAAIILSTESFWGMAFSVIILSEVMTFKMILGAVLILLAIILSETKFGFLKKDKMKSLV, from the coding sequence ATGCAAAAATATATTGGTGAAATATTGCTTGTAGTAACAGCAATTATATGGGGAAGTGGTTTTGTTGCAAGTGCCGTATCACTTGAATATTATACGCCCTATCAAATTTTGGCTGGAAGATTTTTAATTGGGGCTATTATTTTAAGTGTTTTATTTCATAAAAAGCTTAGAATGGCCAAGAAGAGTACAGTGATTAAAGGTGCAGTTTTAGGAATTTTTCTATATGTAGCTTTCGCTCTTCAAACAGTGGGCTTGCAGTTTACAACGCCTTCTAAAAATGCGTTCTTAACAGCAGTAAATGTGGTCATTGTTCCTTTTTTAGGATTTCTACTATATAAGAGAAAAATGGATATGTATGAGCTGGGTGGAGCAGTTTTAGCTGTTATTGGTGTAGCTGTACTTTCATTAAAGTTATCTTCCGAGATCAATATAGGTGATTTACTGACACTATTATGTGCAGTTGGATTTGCGTTTCATATATTCTACACATCACGATTTGTTAAAGAAGAGGATCCGGTTGTCCTTACCATTGTTCAGATGGTAGTGGCGGCAGTTATTGGGTGGATTGTTGTACTGTTTAGAGGAGAAACTTCCTTTTCTATGGAAACAGAAGGGGTGTTGAACCTTCTTTATCTTGGTATTTTTTCCACAACGATTGCTTATTTAATGCAAACCGTAGCGCAGAAATACATAACAGAAACAAAAGCAGCAATCATTCTCTCGACAGAATCTTTTTGGGGAATGGCGTTCTCGGTAATTATTTTAAGTGAAGTGATGACGTTTAAAATGATTCTCGGTGCAGTACTTATACTTCTTGCGATTATCCTATCTGAAACAAAGTTTGGATTTTTGAAAAAGGATAAAATGAAATCTCTTGTATAA
- a CDS encoding AAA family ATPase: protein MFFLQMSGFPGAGKSTLARLIAKNTNAVIVDHDIAKSALLKSTQELNIELEMSGPISYSIDWSLIEFHLSQGHDVIYDSPCLYSEMIDKGTYLAKKYNATYKYVECYLKDIQEINNRLKKRERMISQIQEVSSEESFHHAVDGSKRPSDVPYLVVDSGQPLESYFNDVINYVTESHGITGGLNLENH, encoded by the coding sequence ATGTTTTTTCTTCAAATGTCGGGTTTTCCAGGGGCAGGGAAGTCCACTTTGGCGCGTTTGATAGCTAAAAATACAAATGCAGTAATTGTCGATCATGATATTGCGAAATCAGCGTTGTTAAAATCCACACAAGAACTCAATATTGAATTGGAAATGTCTGGTCCGATTTCTTATAGTATTGATTGGTCACTAATTGAATTTCATCTATCACAAGGACATGATGTCATATATGATTCTCCATGTTTATATTCAGAGATGATAGATAAAGGTACTTATTTAGCGAAAAAATATAATGCTACATACAAATATGTGGAGTGTTATCTGAAAGACATACAAGAGATTAATAATAGATTGAAAAAACGTGAACGAATGATAAGTCAGATACAAGAAGTGAGTTCTGAGGAAAGTTTTCATCATGCGGTAGATGGTAGTAAAAGACCTTCTGATGTTCCTTATTTAGTCGTTGATTCTGGGCAACCTTTAGAAAGCTACTTTAATGACGTTATTAATTATGTAACTGAATCACATGGAATAACAGGAGGACTTAACCTTGAAAATCATTGA